Proteins co-encoded in one Papaver somniferum cultivar HN1 chromosome 5, ASM357369v1, whole genome shotgun sequence genomic window:
- the LOC113277345 gene encoding uncharacterized protein LOC113277345 isoform X1, translating to MVCISISSMISTSSNIKVRLGLSGTKNPNLIKVMYNLNTHIWWYYLGWALFQMHTSQRFVKFAEVRLVLLVGFLMINGVAMPNGGTQDKCCYNYQREHWQFSCRQMNNRSCTILIHSGSGIIWDGHFLVLLVGFLIINWVAMPNGGTQEKCCCSYQREHWQFSCRQMNNRKSFKEPEVCGIWMNKEVDRYGGKKMKQGIRRTH from the exons ATGGTATGTATCTCCATTAGCTCTATGATAAGTACTTCAAGTAATATCAAAGTACGGTTGGGTTTATCTGGAACGAAAAACCCTAATCTGATCAAG GTCATGTACAATCTTAATACACACATATGGTGGTACTATTTGGGATGGGCACTTTTTCAAATGCATACCAGCCAAAGATTTGTC AAATTTGCGGAAGTCAGATTGGTGTTGCTGGTAGGATTTCTAATGATAAATGGGGTGGCGATGCCCAATGGAGGGACTCAAGACAAATGTTGCTACAACTACCAGCGAGAACACTGGCAGTTCAGTTGTAGACAAATGAACAACAG GTCATGTACAATCTTAATACACTCCGGTAGTGGTATTATTTGGGATGGGCACTTTTTGGTGTTGCTGGTAGGATTTCTAATTATAAATTGGGTGGCAATGCCCAATGGAGGGACTCAAGAAAAATGTTGCTGCAGCTACCAGCGAGAACACTGGCAGTTCAGTTGTAGACAAATGAACAACAG AAAGTCATTTAAGGAACCGGAAGTTTGTGGGATATGGATGAACAAAGAAGTAGACAGGTATGGtgggaagaagatgaaacaaggaATTAGGAGAACACACTAA
- the LOC113277345 gene encoding uncharacterized protein LOC113277345 isoform X2, whose amino-acid sequence MYNLNTHIWWYYLGWALFQMHTSQRFVKFAEVRLVLLVGFLMINGVAMPNGGTQDKCCYNYQREHWQFSCRQMNNRSCTILIHSGSGIIWDGHFLVLLVGFLIINWVAMPNGGTQEKCCCSYQREHWQFSCRQMNNRKSFKEPEVCGIWMNKEVDRYGGKKMKQGIRRTH is encoded by the exons ATGTACAATCTTAATACACACATATGGTGGTACTATTTGGGATGGGCACTTTTTCAAATGCATACCAGCCAAAGATTTGTC AAATTTGCGGAAGTCAGATTGGTGTTGCTGGTAGGATTTCTAATGATAAATGGGGTGGCGATGCCCAATGGAGGGACTCAAGACAAATGTTGCTACAACTACCAGCGAGAACACTGGCAGTTCAGTTGTAGACAAATGAACAACAG GTCATGTACAATCTTAATACACTCCGGTAGTGGTATTATTTGGGATGGGCACTTTTTGGTGTTGCTGGTAGGATTTCTAATTATAAATTGGGTGGCAATGCCCAATGGAGGGACTCAAGAAAAATGTTGCTGCAGCTACCAGCGAGAACACTGGCAGTTCAGTTGTAGACAAATGAACAACAG AAAGTCATTTAAGGAACCGGAAGTTTGTGGGATATGGATGAACAAAGAAGTAGACAGGTATGGtgggaagaagatgaaacaaggaATTAGGAGAACACACTAA